A single genomic interval of Pseudomonadota bacterium harbors:
- the gspD gene encoding type II secretion system secretin GspD: protein MLKKTVHALLAVSILLAPYNFSTAQNEVGDNKISLDFEDVDIRSLIRFMAEISGENYIVDNKVIGKVTVISPKEVDRKQAMDIFANLLLASGYAIVPAGDVKQIVPASKVGSSATPVTEDEPSSESDIVTRVLKPEAGNAKSLIEILKPMLSSSGAMTSYGPANLLMVTDAYSHVKRIQMIVAELDKASAGGSVEMLPLKHVEASTAANIMDRIFSGNAENPISIIPEPAQNLLIVSADASTMQDVRRVLKRIDVEAQKNVRSLDIMYLKHADASDMAEVLNDLIEKTEDAESKSASSTASALKAVAAFKGPVSVVADVSTNALVLSAEPSDMSLLKNIVNKLDIPRLQVYIEALVMEVSESISNQFGVEWRSADNLGSQGGLVPFGGQNFGSLNALSENPLALPTGFSMGLAGASITFQGTEYANIGALVTALQAENDVNILSTPQLMTMDNQEAEIVVGQNVPFVTGSYTTDGNNNNPFQTIERQDVGINLRVKPQISDNGYVRLNLYQEISSVNPTNGEAADITTRKRSLSTVVMVPNGNMVALGGLIQEEQSDNVQQVPCLGGLFGIGEAFKNTSLTNNKTNLMVFIKPHIIGTYDQMDGITSEKYKKMRVMQKQNTYGGTKMLERTDIGEADIIPEELRDTKPAMEVEEKEVNVEPSIEEFEVITDTPTMAPKKQSPFVGGEPLASVDETRIDSVNLKLAMPQAIDSGL from the coding sequence ATGTTGAAAAAAACAGTTCATGCTTTACTTGCAGTTTCTATTCTGCTTGCACCGTATAACTTCTCTACAGCACAAAATGAAGTGGGCGACAATAAAATTTCCCTAGACTTTGAAGATGTGGATATCCGTAGTCTGATTCGCTTTATGGCTGAAATCAGTGGTGAAAACTACATTGTCGATAACAAAGTTATTGGCAAAGTTACAGTCATTAGCCCGAAGGAAGTTGACCGTAAGCAAGCGATGGATATCTTCGCAAACCTCCTTCTAGCAAGCGGTTATGCCATTGTTCCTGCAGGTGATGTAAAGCAAATTGTTCCTGCCTCTAAAGTAGGTTCAAGCGCAACGCCTGTTACAGAAGACGAACCTTCTTCTGAGAGCGACATTGTGACACGCGTACTTAAGCCTGAAGCTGGTAACGCAAAAAGTCTCATTGAAATCCTGAAGCCAATGCTGTCTTCAAGTGGTGCGATGACAAGCTACGGCCCTGCCAACCTATTGATGGTAACGGACGCTTACAGCCACGTTAAGCGCATTCAAATGATTGTTGCTGAGCTTGATAAAGCAAGCGCTGGCGGTAGCGTTGAAATGCTGCCTCTTAAGCATGTAGAAGCAAGCACAGCTGCTAATATTATGGACCGTATCTTCTCTGGGAACGCTGAAAACCCAATTAGCATTATCCCTGAGCCAGCTCAAAACCTTCTTATTGTTTCAGCTGATGCGAGCACAATGCAAGATGTACGTCGCGTGCTTAAACGCATTGATGTAGAAGCGCAAAAGAATGTGCGTTCTCTAGATATTATGTACCTCAAGCATGCTGATGCATCAGACATGGCTGAAGTTCTAAACGATTTAATTGAAAAAACAGAAGATGCAGAAAGCAAATCAGCGTCATCAACAGCCTCAGCTCTTAAAGCTGTTGCTGCCTTTAAAGGCCCTGTAAGTGTTGTAGCAGACGTGAGCACAAACGCTCTTGTGCTTTCAGCTGAACCTTCTGATATGTCACTTCTTAAAAACATTGTAAATAAACTTGATATCCCTCGCCTCCAGGTATACATCGAAGCCCTTGTTATGGAAGTGAGTGAAAGTATTTCTAACCAATTTGGTGTAGAATGGCGTAGTGCTGATAACCTTGGCTCTCAAGGTGGTCTTGTGCCATTTGGTGGTCAAAACTTCGGTAGCCTCAACGCGCTATCAGAAAACCCACTTGCTCTGCCAACAGGTTTCTCTATGGGTCTTGCTGGTGCCAGCATTACTTTCCAAGGAACTGAGTACGCAAACATTGGTGCCCTCGTAACAGCTCTACAAGCTGAAAACGATGTAAACATCCTATCGACACCTCAACTCATGACCATGGATAACCAAGAAGCTGAGATTGTTGTGGGTCAAAACGTACCTTTCGTAACAGGTAGCTACACAACAGACGGTAACAACAACAACCCGTTCCAAACAATTGAGCGCCAAGACGTTGGTATTAACCTACGTGTAAAACCACAAATTAGTGATAACGGTTATGTTCGCCTGAACCTGTACCAAGAGATTTCATCTGTAAACCCAACAAACGGTGAAGCTGCAGATATCACAACGCGTAAGCGTAGCCTCAGCACTGTTGTTATGGTGCCAAATGGTAACATGGTTGCTCTAGGTGGTCTTATCCAAGAAGAACAATCAGACAACGTACAGCAAGTCCCTTGCCTCGGTGGTCTGTTCGGTATTGGTGAAGCTTTCAAGAACACATCTCTCACAAACAACAAAACAAACCTGATGGTCTTTATCAAACCGCACATCATTGGTACTTACGACCAAATGGACGGCATTACTTCTGAGAAATACAAGAAGATGCGTGTAATGCAGAAGCAAAACACTTACGGCGGTACAAAAATGCTTGAGCGTACTGACATTGGTGAAGCGGACATCATCCCTGAAGAACTGCGCGATACAAAACCAGCAATGGAAGTTGAAGAGAAAGAAGTCAATGTAGAGCCTAGCATTGAAGAGTTTGAAGTCATTACAGATACGCCAACGATGGCACCTAAAAAGCAAAGTCCATTTGTAGGCGGCGAGCCTCTTGCCTCTGTTGATGAGACACGTATTGATAGTGTGAACCTAAAACTGGCAATGCCTCAAGCGATTG